The following nucleotide sequence is from Psychromonas sp. psych-6C06.
TAGCCTAAATGGTCAATTGATCGCACTTTCCGAGGTAGTGAAGATTGAAAACACCCAGATGCAAAAACCAATCATGCATAAAAACATGATCCCAATGATCATGGTCACCGCCGATATGGCAGGGCCGTTAGATAGTCCGCTTTATGGCATGTTTGATATTTATCAGCGAATTATTGAGAGTGGCTTAGATATCGAACAGTCTTTTATCGACCAGCCTAAAGGCACTAGTGAAGTTGCAGTATTATGGGATGGGGAATGGAAGATCACCTATGAGACATTTCGTGATATGGGCATTGCCTACGCAGTTGGTATGATCCTTATTTACCTATTAGTTGTCGCGCAGTTTCGTTCCTACATTGTACCACTGGTTATTATGGCGCCGATTCCACTAACGGTTATTGGGGTCATGCCCGGTCACGCGTTATTAGGGCAACAGTTCACTGCGACATCGATGATAGGCATGATCGCACTTGCAGGGATTATTGTGCGTAACTCTATTCTCTTAGTTGATTTTATTAATCATGAAACCACCAGTGGTAAACCTTTCAAAGAAGCGGTGATCCACTCTGGGGCGGTGCGTGCTAAACCAATTATATTAACTGGTTTAGCCGCCATGATTGGCGCCTTCTTTATTTTAGATGATCCTATCTTTGGCGGATTAGCAATCAGTTTAATTTTCGGGATTCTAATTTCAACAGTATTAACATTGGTAATTATTCCAGTGCTTTATTACAGCTTTATGCATAAAAAGTTTGAAAAAGAATGAAAAGGATAGCGTCCACCACAGAAGACACAGAGCGCTTCGCTTTCACATGTGACTCATCAGTGATAAATGCGTAATAGTAAGCGCCACCACAGAGGACACAGAGCGCTTCGCTTTCACAGAGAAAACATCATGATATTCTTGTTGGTTTTCTCGGTGCTTTCGGTGAATTCTGCTAAAGCTTAAGACGCTAACCACAGAGGGCACAGAGCGCTTCGCTTTCACAGAGAAAACATCATGACCTTCTTATTGTTTTCTCTGTGAACTCTGTGGTTAGTGGTTAATGAGCTGTTAGCTGTTAGCTGTTAGCTGTTAGCTGTTAGCTCAAACATTATGAGCGAATTAAGTACTCGCCCACACCTATCCATTTATAAGTCGTTAGCTCTTGTAGCCCCATTGGACCACGCGCATGCAACTTTTGAGTTGATACTGCAACTTCCGCACCTAAACCAAATTGACTACCATCAGTAAAGCGAGTGCTCGCATTAACGTAGACAGCAGATGAGTTAACCGCATTAACAAACTGATTAGCAACCGTGAAATCATTGGTTAAAATGCCATCTGAATGCTGAGAGCTATGCTCACGAATATGTGTTAACGCTTCGCTTAAACCATCAACAACTTTCACACCAAGATGTAGCGATAACCACTCACGTGAGAAGTCACCTTCTTGTGCAACCGTTGCATCATCGCCCAGAATAGCTTTCGCTTTTGGATCTGCGACCAAAGTAACCCCAAGCGGTAATAATTTAGCAGCGAGTTTCGGTAAGAATTCATTGGCAATATCTTGCTGTACTAATAATGTATCTAATGCATTACATACTGAAGGACGTTGTACTTTCGCATTTTCAATAATAGCGATAGACTTTTCAATATCCGCTGATTTTTCAGCGTATAAATGACAAATACCGATACCACCGATAATCACAGGGATCGTACTGTTCTCTTTACAGAACTGCTGTAAGCCAGAGTTACCACGTGGAATAATCATATCCACATATTGATCCATTTTAAGCAGCTCGCCAACTAATGCACGATCTGTATTTTCAATGTACTGAACCGCTGTTTTTGGTAAACCGGCAGCGACTAATGCACCTTGAATGACTTCAACCAATACCAAATTTGAGTTAATCGTTTCTTTACCGCCACGCAAAATACTGGCATTACCTGTTTTTAGGCACAGTGCAGCAATATCAATCGTTACATTTGGGCGCGCTTCATAAATCACACCAATAACACCAACTGGGACACGACGCTTGCTAAGTTTTAAGCCATTTTCTAATAGCTTGCTATCAAACTCTTCTCCAACAGGATCACTTAAACCAATAACGCTACGCAAATCTGCAATGATACCGGCTAAACGGCTCTCATCTAATAATAAACGATCTAATAATGCGTCAGTTAATCCCGCTTGTTTGCCCGCTTCAATATCTTTTTTATTGGCCGCCACGATAGCGCCTTCATTCGCTTCCAGCGCTAATGCAATCGTTTCTAAGGCTGCATTTTTTTGCTTACTGTCGGCAATCGCTAATTCATAGCTTGCCTGTTGTGCTAATTTTCCAATTTCTAATAAGTTCATTTTTGACTTCCTTGATGTAATAAGGTTGGTATGATGCATTACAAATGAGTGCCTTTAAGCGTGCATTCAATTACTATTATAACAAGACTAAATCATCACGATGAATCACAACGCGACCATACTCATAACCTAAAGTTTCTTCAATTTGATCTGAATGTAGACCTTTAATTTTATCAATGTCGATGCTTTTATAACGTGCAACACCGCGTGCAATTTCGTCACCTATTTGATTACAGATAACCACGACATAACCGCGTAAGAAAGTATCTTGAACCTCAACAATTCCTTTCGCGAGTAAACTGCCGCCCGATTTTACAATTGCTTGCTGCGCACCATCGTCGACAATGATTTTTCCTGCCACTCTAGATCCGGCAAAGATCCAGTTTTTACGCGCCTCTAAACTACTGTGCTCAGTAATAAAACGAGTACCAACAGGTTTGTTTTCAGCTGCATCAATAATAACGTTTTTTCGATGCCCAGAAGCGATAACCACTTCAATTCCCGCACGATGTGCAACTGTCGCCGACTCTATCTTCGTTGCCATGCCACCAGTGCCAAGCCCGCCAACACTTCCACCCGCAAGCGCGTGGATTTGGTCGGTAATTTTATCAATTTCAGGAATTAATTTAGCATCCGGATTACTGCGAGGGTCAGCCGTGAATAACCCTGTTTGATCAGTTAATAATAAGAGCTGATCTGCATCGGCTAATAATCCGACTAAAGCAGATAAATTATCGTTATCACCCACTTTAATTTCACGTGTTGCAACCGCATCATTTTCATTGATAATGGGAATAATACGATGTGACAGCAATGTATTTAGCGTATCACGTGCATTCAAAAAACGCACCTTATCGTCTAAATCAGCACGTGTCAGTAGCATTTGCCCGACATGTAAACCATAGATCCAAAATAGGTTTTCCCATTCTCGAATCAATTGACCTTGCCCAACGGCAGCCAACATCTGCTTATTAGCAATGGTTGGCTCTATATCTGGCATATTCAAATGCTCTTTACCGGCAGCAATAGCACCAGAGGTGACAACAATAATATGGTGACCTTGCTTATGCAACAGCGCACATTGACGTACTATCTCAACCATCTGTGCACGGTCAAGCTTTGCAGTACCACTTGTCAGCACACTGGTCCCTAATTTTACAACGATCGTTTTTATTTTAAAGTCGGTTTTCATCGCAACATCATTTAGTTAAGAGCCAAAAACAAAAAAAACAGCAACGAAGGTATCGTTGCTGTTTTTTATTATATCATTGTTATTAGTGGTGTAACTACTTCCTTAATGGCCATTTAACCAGATATGAAAGTGTTGCTTTAAAACCTATGCTAATGCCACTTCAAGGGGCGCTAAGCAAAATCCTGTTTCTGTCTCGATTAGTGTTTTTAAGCGCTCAAGAAATAGATCAAAAGATGCATCAATCAATTTTTGGTCTGCTTTTTTAATCTTACAAGTAACCCAGTCACCATCGAGATTATAAAGGCCATCAAAGCGTTCATAATCATAACCATCGTCAGTACGTGTCACAATTAACCACCAGCCCAAAAATTCTCGCTCTTCAGGCTCTTTTTTATCGTCAACGCAAATTTCTAAACAATCGAAGAAGAATGAACTTTCAGTCGACTGTAGCTTGCGAAAATAGGGACCTAAATCGGTGAATATTTTAAATAAACGCCCACGAGAGGGGGAAAGCGGTAACGCAGATGTCATAATGCTCTAGTTCCTAAAGGAAAATAAAAAACTAATTTATCACTCACTCTTGCAGATGTCTTGTTAACCACTGTGCAGAATAACTTAAAGAGTTCAAATATGATTCAAAAATGGGAGCTTTATCAATAATACGTGACTCCCCTTCGTAACTTGCACGAGCAATTAACTTTAAATCCGCCTCGTTACACATCACATCATTCTTATGACCAATGCTTAATAATGGAATCTCAATACGTCTGCGATGCAAGAGCCCTTGTTTAATTAATGAAAAAGGTACGCAATACTGATACAAGCTTTGCACATCTGAACGTTCGATCTGTGTACGTGAGGCAATACAATCGAGTAACACGGGAGGAAGTTTCTTAAAGTTGTCTAATTTATCAAAAATACTACCTACAGCGGCACCAACAGCAATTACCGACTTAACCGTGTTTGGCTCTAAAAACGCTAATCGGGTAGCAACGTTGCCACCGAAACGCATTCCCATCAGTGCAATGCGACTATGGTCAACCCATGGCACCTCTTTTAAGTAATGAATAATTGCTTGATGTAAGTTCGATGAGTCTTGCTCTAATTTAACACCAGATGAGTGCCCTATACCAGGAAGGTCAACAGTTAACATCGCAATACCAGCGGGCGCTAACTGCTGTTCAAACAGTGGAAATAGTTCACATTGCAACGTATCTAATCCACCACTGACGATAACGACAGGATGAATATCATCAGTGTGGGGAAGGTGTAAGTAGCAGCTAATCTGTTTTCCTTCGAAGGGAACTTTAATCTCTTTTAGAATCATATCTTGATTGTGCTTACAAGATTCTCGATAGCTATTAAATGCCAGCACCTGCGCCTGAATGCTCAACTCATCGGTTTTGAGATGCGGATAACTGGCAATGCTGTACAGCTGCGATGCGCTGTAATAAGCCTCTTTGGCTAAAATATCTAACCCTTGTTGCGCGAAGTCATTGCCTTTTTTCTGGTAACTCATCGCTTTTTGTGTCCATTCATAGCTCCAGTTACCAGAGCGAAAGCCGATCACACTATCTAGAATATCAGCATGGCTTCGTTCATTTTTAGAAACACTAATACGCGCTAAGACATCATAACAGTCGATCATATCGACACCCTGCCAAGCCCAAAGCATAAACTTTAATAAACGGTACCAGCCATCACGCGACTCACCATCCATAATAACATCGTGCAGTTTATGGTTTTTTTTGCTATTGGAATTGGGGATAATCGTGGAAGTTTCTTGCACGTTAGATTTTTGCGTAAATAATTTTTCGGATAAGTTCTCAGACATAAGATTCATCACACTTAAAATAGGAATAAAGATGATACAGATTACCGATAATGCACAAGAACAGCAATTGTTGCCACTGTTTCGTTTAGGCTTTCGACCATTCTTTTTGATCGGGGCACTGTTTGCCGTAGTAAGTATGTTGCTGTGGGGAATGCTTTTATCGGGAACAATATCAATGCCCTCACAACTTCCACTTTCACAATGGCATGCTCATGAGATGTTATTTGGTTTTTCGGGGGCAATCATATTAGGATTTTTGCTCACAGCGGTACAAAACTGGACTGGCTACCCAGGTCTAAAGGGCACAAAACTGGCTATTTTATTTACCCTATGGTGCTTAGCACGGATTGCCCTATTCATATTGCCACCGGAATGGTTTTGGCTAACGGTAATATTAGAGCTCAGTTGGATGCCATTAGCTGCATTAGTACTAGGCAAAGCCGTTTTACATGCTAAACAGTGGCGAAACCTCTTTTTTGTACCGCTTTTACTGGTCATGACACTGCTAAACGCCATGACATTAATTGCTTTTAAAGAATATGACTACATTCTGTCGCAACAAGCAATATGGAGTATGTTGTTTTTAGTCTTTTTTATCATTGCAGTGATGGGGGGACGAGTGCTCCCCTTCTTTACAGCCAAGGGGACGGGAACAGAAAAAGTCTTACCTCTCGTTGCGTTGGAATATGTATCGTTGGCACCACTATTATTACTGGCTGCATTAACTTGGTTTCCTAACATGGCAGTTGTATCTGCGCTTTTAGCTGGACTTGCTGGCATAGCAAACTTGATAAGAGTAATACGCTGGAAGCCGACAATCACACTACCAGTTGCATTATTGTGGTCACTACACCTTGGTTATATTTTATTATCAATAGGCCTCATTTTATATGCCACCTCATTTTTTATCCCTAGCTTTAATCCAACTACAATGATTCATTTAACTGCGATTGGTGGCTTTGGTGGTGTTATATTAGCAATGATTAGCCGCGTTTCATTAGGCCATACAGGTCGCCCTTTAATACCATCAAAATGGATGAGTATTGCATTTATCGCCACTGCTATTTCTGGATTAGTAAGAGTAATTTTTCCATTCTTAATGCCT
It contains:
- a CDS encoding NnrS family protein, producing the protein MIQITDNAQEQQLLPLFRLGFRPFFLIGALFAVVSMLLWGMLLSGTISMPSQLPLSQWHAHEMLFGFSGAIILGFLLTAVQNWTGYPGLKGTKLAILFTLWCLARIALFILPPEWFWLTVILELSWMPLAALVLGKAVLHAKQWRNLFFVPLLLVMTLLNAMTLIAFKEYDYILSQQAIWSMLFLVFFIIAVMGGRVLPFFTAKGTGTEKVLPLVALEYVSLAPLLLLAALTWFPNMAVVSALLAGLAGIANLIRVIRWKPTITLPVALLWSLHLGYILLSIGLILYATSFFIPSFNPTTMIHLTAIGGFGGVILAMISRVSLGHTGRPLIPSKWMSIAFIATAISGLVRVIFPFLMPDLLLMAYWISILFWCAAFTLFVLCYAKMLLSARLDNRPG
- a CDS encoding glutamate-5-semialdehyde dehydrogenase, with product MNLLEIGKLAQQASYELAIADSKQKNAALETIALALEANEGAIVAANKKDIEAGKQAGLTDALLDRLLLDESRLAGIIADLRSVIGLSDPVGEEFDSKLLENGLKLSKRRVPVGVIGVIYEARPNVTIDIAALCLKTGNASILRGGKETINSNLVLVEVIQGALVAAGLPKTAVQYIENTDRALVGELLKMDQYVDMIIPRGNSGLQQFCKENSTIPVIIGGIGICHLYAEKSADIEKSIAIIENAKVQRPSVCNALDTLLVQQDIANEFLPKLAAKLLPLGVTLVADPKAKAILGDDATVAQEGDFSREWLSLHLGVKVVDGLSEALTHIREHSSQHSDGILTNDFTVANQFVNAVNSSAVYVNASTRFTDGSQFGLGAEVAVSTQKLHARGPMGLQELTTYKWIGVGEYLIRS
- the frsA gene encoding esterase FrsA encodes the protein MSENLSEKLFTQKSNVQETSTIIPNSNSKKNHKLHDVIMDGESRDGWYRLLKFMLWAWQGVDMIDCYDVLARISVSKNERSHADILDSVIGFRSGNWSYEWTQKAMSYQKKGNDFAQQGLDILAKEAYYSASQLYSIASYPHLKTDELSIQAQVLAFNSYRESCKHNQDMILKEIKVPFEGKQISCYLHLPHTDDIHPVVIVSGGLDTLQCELFPLFEQQLAPAGIAMLTVDLPGIGHSSGVKLEQDSSNLHQAIIHYLKEVPWVDHSRIALMGMRFGGNVATRLAFLEPNTVKSVIAVGAAVGSIFDKLDNFKKLPPVLLDCIASRTQIERSDVQSLYQYCVPFSLIKQGLLHRRRIEIPLLSIGHKNDVMCNEADLKLIARASYEGESRIIDKAPIFESYLNSLSYSAQWLTRHLQE
- the crl gene encoding sigma factor-binding protein Crl, which gives rise to MTSALPLSPSRGRLFKIFTDLGPYFRKLQSTESSFFFDCLEICVDDKKEPEEREFLGWWLIVTRTDDGYDYERFDGLYNLDGDWVTCKIKKADQKLIDASFDLFLERLKTLIETETGFCLAPLEVALA
- the proB gene encoding glutamate 5-kinase; translated protein: MKTDFKIKTIVVKLGTSVLTSGTAKLDRAQMVEIVRQCALLHKQGHHIIVVTSGAIAAGKEHLNMPDIEPTIANKQMLAAVGQGQLIREWENLFWIYGLHVGQMLLTRADLDDKVRFLNARDTLNTLLSHRIIPIINENDAVATREIKVGDNDNLSALVGLLADADQLLLLTDQTGLFTADPRSNPDAKLIPEIDKITDQIHALAGGSVGGLGTGGMATKIESATVAHRAGIEVVIASGHRKNVIIDAAENKPVGTRFITEHSSLEARKNWIFAGSRVAGKIIVDDGAQQAIVKSGGSLLAKGIVEVQDTFLRGYVVVICNQIGDEIARGVARYKSIDIDKIKGLHSDQIEETLGYEYGRVVIHRDDLVLL